The genomic window ATATGTTTTGGTGAGATATATGGTTTAGCGCCTAGTTTTGGTCTTTGATGTTGGAGGTTAAACCTTAGCATAAGCATGTTTTTGGAAAAACAACATCTTTTGCTTAAAATTGTGGTTAAGCAATATTGAACCAACGAGCTCTTCTAACTTAATACTGAACTAAACCATTGGGCCAAGATATGTTTTATATCATATgtgataattaattttttgttctttcttctatGAATATCAACGCCGCTTATTgaaaatctgaaaattctgCGTTATACTAACAGTATATATCTTAAACCCTTTTACCGAGTTAAGCTTATTATAAGAGAATTATTTGTTACTATGGGTTATCTTAATCTGATGATATAAATACTAAATTACTAATGCTCTCTCAatcatggttttttttttttttttttttccttcgcaGGAATCTGATACAAATTCCAGACCAGTCCAAGCAGCAAACAAACGACCGATCCTACTCTATAGACCAAATGATCCTAAAGAATAATTGAAATGGTTCTACAATCCCAGAAGGATTTAATCATTTTCATAGTTATAATTATCATGATGATTTTGTTTATAGTAGAACAAAATTAAGCTCAGTATATGAGCTGAGCTAGAAATGGCCATATTCCATAAATGGTTGTtacctttcttttatttgttttagtaacATGATCGGAATTCTTTCCACTATATAGTAGTATACATATATCTTTGTTGTATCGATCGATCATTCAATATTGAATTGTAGCAAAAATAATTGAAGACGTTTAGTTCTTTGTAAATTGTATCATCAGGCCCCTCAATGTTTCTGTCGTTGACGTATTTGTCTTAATCAATTATTCTCCCAATAACCCCACAAAAAGCAACAAATGTAGGAAGGTTCATTAACTATAAATTAGTAAGgcatcaaataattaattattggACAAGATTATGTCAAACATTCGGCAAAGCACAATATCTATTCCACGAGCCTTGCATTTGTCCAACAGATAGACTAATATGGTCTAATGAGGAGTAATTTTACAGAAGGTCATGACTCAAACTTTTACTTTATTGTATCAAAATTACTACTATCAGTTTTGTAATGAAAGAATCACTCAACTTTGCCTAAGTATCATAAGGAATCACTAAACAACTTCTTTGATAACtaaaaaatcactcaactttgcCTAAGTATCATGTTAGGCGGATCCAAGATTTAACGGGTTCATACAACAACCTCAAATTATAATTAGACTCATAgttaaacatttataaatatttaatgatttttttaaaaatacataattAATATAGAAAAAATTTACTCGGTTCACGTGAACCCAAAAGTTTTCGCCCATTATCTTTATGATCCTATAAGGAATGTATATAGGTGAgacttacatatatatttttaagggGTTTTGTTTGGTTTATAGTTTATTTATGTTTGAATTGTGGTACATGGATTTCTTATGCCataatgaataataatataggGATTGCTACGCGTTGAATAATGTATGGATTGTTATAAGGTGAATTGATACTAGAATTATTATGTAGAGTTTACCTACTTTAAGAGTGTTTTTCTGTAAGTACACTtgaccatttatttttcttttttgggttttCACCCGATATTTGATATCCTTACTAGGATCAGACTATATTTGAATTTGCATAAGACGTCTCCGTACTTGAGCACCTCAGAGAAGAAGTGGAAAAGGAAAGAGCTATGTCACACTATCAGCTAGATACCTTAGGAGGTGCCATCAGAAAACGTCAAGAAAATATTCCATACTTTTTCTGTCTACTTGCCAAGTAGATGACAGTTGGATATACAGATTGTGGCCGGCTGTTGATGTTGCCCTTAATTCCACAACAAAAACTCAGTCACAGTACGTTATTgcaataaagaaaagaaaaaaattaatggtCATTTTATCGAGTTTGTTTGAGTTAGCTGATTAAAAGTGTCCGATAAATATCAAGAGCTGAAAAACACTTCTAAGTGTTGTAgctaaatttatgaataagcAATTACGTATTTGACTAAAAGTGTTGAAACTAGTAATAACTAGTTGGTGTGTTTGAGTAAATACTATTAAAATGTTGGTGTGTTTGAGTAAATACTattaaaatgattaaaatatcattataagtgcttataagctaaaagccATAAGTTGTTACAGGTAAATAAGTTCAAAAGTGCTTACTTATAAGCTTAGTTGCCCAAACATCCTACCCATATACTTCTCTGCTTGGCCTGCCCTGAAATCTAATtgtactttaattttttatattaattctTCCATCatctttaattttctcccaTATCAACATCACTCCTTCATTTGCCACATTCTTGCTTCTTGATTCTTCATGCTTTGTTTATTTTGACAGTAAGATAATTGGCCAACTTTCACTTTTTCTCTTGAGCAGAATGCACACCATCTGATTTTATTTTGCATGCCATGATTTTTCAATGGCTTCTAGTACTAATTTGGATCTTTATTGGATCAAGCTATGGCCAACAGTTCTATGATCCAACCTCATGTTTTTCTAGTATCACTTCTCCAGGCACAAGATACACATGTAGTAGTTCACCAAAAAATTCTTGTCAGACATTTTTGGTTTATAGAGCCAACCAAGATTACACAACAATCTCTGATGTTTCTTACTTGTTTGGAATATTGGACCCTGATGAACTACTCAACATGAACAATGTCACGTCTTCGTCACAGATTCTTGAAATTGGTAGAGAAGTGATTGTTCCAATTCAATGTTCTTGTTTTGGTGAATTCTTTCAAGCAAATGTTAGTTACATTGCACTTACAAACACGAAATTCGACGATGTTGCTTGTGGTGTTTTTGAAGGTCTAGTTAAGTCTGTCACACTTTATGAgcagaacaagaaaatcaaattttctgaTGAAATTAAAGGTGGAACAGAGTTGCTTGTGCCTTTGAAATGTGCATGTCCTGATAAATTCTTTGGTCCTGGATTAAAGTATCTTGTGACATACCCTTTTATTACAGGTGATAATACAGGAAAAGTAAGTGAAAAATTCAGTATTCCTGTTGAAGATATATGGGGAGCTAATAATTTAAGTTTTGATCCCCCTGTTTTCTCTAACACAACAATTTTGGTCCCCCTTAGAGGCGAACCGTCAATAAATTTCAGCAATATTCATGATTCTGAACCTCCTAGCCCTGGTTTTCTACCAACACAACCGGTCAAAAAATCATCCAAAAATCCGAAAATAAAGAAACTCTATATTGCAGGATCAGTTATTGGTTTTTTTCTTGTTGCTGCAACTTTAGTTGCTTGTGGTTTATATGTAAGGGCCTTAAAGAAATTCAAAGCAGAGCGGACAATACATAAGAGGTCTTTTAATTCAGGTTCATTAACTCCAAGAAGCTCGCCTCCAATATCCGGTCCAACGCCTACTAGAAGCTCAACGAATTCGTGCTTTTCTCCTGATTTGCTTGCAGGAATAAAGTACACTTTAGGGGAGTACAACATAGATGAATTGACAAACGCGACGGGTAATTTTAGTGAAGAGACTAAGATAAGTGACAATGTATACAAGGGATGTGTTGATAACAATGCTGAAGTACTGATCAAGAGAATAAGATTTGAGGACACTAGACAAGTAATTGATGTACATTCGAGAATCAATCATGTGAATATTGTAAAGCTTCAAGGTGTTTGTTATGGCGAGGATGATATAACAGGATCTTATCTTGTATTTGAATATCCATCCAATGGGACTTTAAGGGACTGTTTGTCTAATTCCTCTATTTCTTCTCTAAAGTGGCATAAAAGGACTCAAATTGCTTTTGACATTGCCACAGGGCTACACTACTTGCACTTTTGCACAATTCCACCTTATACACACATGAACATCAACAGCAAAAACGTCTTCTTGACCCCGAATTGGAGGGCAAAATTGGCCGTTTTTGGAGCTAAAGCAAGCATTGGAGCAACCAGGGAAGTTGGAAGTATCGGGAGTCTAGGAGGGTGGATTGCCCCTGAACATCTAGTACATGGTTCGGTGTCTGAAAAAGTGGACATTTTTGCATTCGGAGTAGTACTACTCGAGCTCATATCGGGGAAAGAAGACGTTGATGGGAATTTCTTGAGGGACTCAATTACTTTTTTGGGAGGGGGAGCTAATGAGGGAGGATGTTTTGAACAATTGAAGAATTTTATTGATCCATGCCTTATGGAAGATTACCCTTTAGCAGAGGCATTGTGTTTAGCTGTTTTAGCTAAAGCTTGTATTGAAGATGATCCTCTTCATAGGCCATCGACGGATGATCTAATTAAAGTCCTTGCAAGAATGGTATGAGCTCATAAACACATTTTTCCATCTGGTGTCCCGTACCAGTATTAAGGGCTGACTAAATTCGGGTTCGCGACTGGAAacacattccattcatattgtaCTTGCCAAGGCAATTTATGTCACATTGTAGCTACATTATTCACTAGATCTATAGATTCTTGCTTTCAGTTTGTATTTGTTTTATCTTTCAATATTTGTTGGATTCTTCAATTCCTTCTGTTCAGTACTACAGGTCCAAAACTATTATTGACAAACTTTTTACACCTTTAGGTTAAGGTAACTTGTGACAACACTTTAATTACTAACTAAATAATCCTAATAATTTAACAACAAAGCTAATCACAATTTACTTAGTTATCACGAAAGTCACTGAACTATTTTATGTAACAAGAAAGCCACTCAACTTTGTCTAAGTATCATAGAAAGTAGCAAGGGGGAAATAAATGAGAATTTTTCTACGATACTCAGGCAAATTGAGTGACTTTTTTATTACACAAAGTTGTTTAGCGATTTTTCTCATTTACAAAGTTGATTGATTTTTCATTATAAAAAATGGTATATTGACTTTGGTACAATAAAATGAAAGTTGGCTGATGATCCATGAAATTACTCATCATTAAATCATATTAGTCTAATTTGTTAATTAGTGATAGCGGCATCTGATTTTTGTAATAGTGCAAATTATGCTCTGGACAAATGCATGGCTCGTAGAATCTCTATTGTCCTTTGCCGAATGTTTGACATAATCTTGTccaataattaattatttgatgcCTTACTAATTTATAATTAATGAACTTTCCTACATATGTTGCTTTTTGTGGGGTTGTAGGGAGAATAATTGATTAAGACAAATACGTCAACGACAGAAATATTGAGGGGCCTGATAGTACAATTTACAAAGAACTAAATGCCTTCAATTATTTTGCTACAATTTCATATTGAATGACCAATAATTAATACAACAAAGAAATATACTATGTAGTGGAAACAATTCCTGTCATGTTAGGAAAATAAATGGAGGGCAACAGCCATTAATGCTATAAGGCCATTTCTAGCTCATATACTGAACTCATTTTTCCTGTAATATAAACAAAATCATAATTGTAGAATGATTTCAATTATTCTTTAGGATCATTTGGTCTATAGAGTCGGATAGGTCGTTTGTTTGCTGCTTGGACTGGTCTGGAATTTGTATCAGATTCctgcaaaaggaaaaaaacatgTTGGAGAGAGCATTAGTATGTATACCTTTAGGTTAAATTGACATACAACAACAAATAATTCCTCATAAAAAGGCTAATTCGGTAATATAAAAGGATTTAAGTTATGTATACTGATAGTATATCTATAAAGGTGTTTTAACTGGATACAACGTATTATTAATCTATTTTTCAAGTTAGCATATCAGATTTAATAAGAAAAGTTACATGTTACGTTGTTGTAGGTCAACTTAATCTGATACTTTTTTATATACCATCAACGCACAAAAGTTAAACTTATAGCTTAAAAACCAATAACAATGTCAGTGTACATTTAAGTAAATTTAATGGAGGATAATTGATAGTTACATAATTACTAGGCGATAAAACATAATTCTATTGACATAGTTTTGAAATTGAGGTGTAGTAACTCACATCATGAACAGCCTCGCGGATTAGCTTCATTTGTTCTCTTGTGACAGTTCTCACCTGAGAAAATGTAAAGACGAAGTCGAATATTAACTTCAAAGTATGTTATAATAAAATACAGCTTGGTGCACGAAATATTTCGTGTTCATTATTTAGTGTTCGAAAAAAGCCACGATATATCAATATTGATCGATTCTATGGCTCGAAACCCAATACCGATCATAccgaaacaatttttttgttgcTTCAAAGCTCCTTTTGAAGTATGTTATGTTACaatgaaggggaaaaaaagcGTTTGAAGTTTTGAAATTACCTTTCTTACAATAGTCCAGACGACATCTTGAGTGCAAGGAGGAACAGTCAACGAGCCAATATACCTATAATATTTTCTGCTACCCAACTTTATTTGTTTTGGATCAATTACTCCTATCTTTCTCTCCACACCTTTTGTATGTGCTAGAGCTTTTAAATCACCCTCGATCTGAAATCAAAGATCGGCCATATTACATATACCGATAGTGTTAAAGAATGTTTACATTATCACTGTAATTCGCTCTTGTCGTAGTAAACTACTTATCTTATATATTTTTAGGTTACTAATTTCACTAATtatgaataattatttataatcAGCTTTTAAGCAACTTAAGATTAACTCTGAGTTAAAAGTTGTGTTTAGTGTAATGTACCTTAGACAAGAAGGAATCAGCTCTTCCAATCTTGTACATTATTCCAATAACTGCAACTTTTCCATCCTCACTTTCATGAACCAAATGAACCTCCAAATCAAATCTGCAGTTATTCATACATTTTTTGTCACTActtaaatatgtaaaatcaaGAATATTACAAACAACAAAAGCCAgaaagtatataataataataataataataataataataataataataataataataataataaagaaaataaataaattattgaCCTTCTTCCATTGATAGTATGTTCAGAAGGTGAATGCCAATGAGCCTGATTAAGTTGATATTTAGTTCCATTAATCGCAATATGTCCAGCTCCACCTTCCCATCTTAACTGCAgtaataaataattattattcatcaaatttatcacaagaaaagaaaaataaatcacTTGTTAATTATCATAgggaattttccaaaatttacaCATATACTGACTAATTAATACTATAAGTTACTATTCAACGTAACGTCCCCATAACATCCTCTTAATTTCAATTAAGCACCTAATTATATTGTCGCATATTCAAAAAGTAACTAAGCTTGTTGATTTTTTTCGCACTTGGTTGGTTAAATAGTGAAATAACCACAGACAACaaaaatgactatttatttGCTTAGTGTCATGGGTAGTAGGTTAAGTTGTTGATAGCTAGGAGGACCCAGTTCGGCATAACCAAGCAAATTATGTTTACACAATTTTATATGCAATTGAGCACATAAAACTTGGATATTTTTGCAAAATCTGAAATCACTTTTACACCAATTCTTAgacaatatatttttttccagaACATGTTTTATGTTACGTTCTTTGGTTGGTGAGTGAAAAAGTATTATCTGAAAATTTTATACAGAAAAAGAGTAATAATGTTATTAGCAAATCGATCGGATAGTGCTTTGGTGAAACATTTGAGTTATTACGGACTATTGCTATCCAGGATTATAGGTGGACGAATGAGATTATCCTTTCACCTTTAACCAAATGTATCAGTTTTGGGTCCTATGAATAAAGAAACTCTTAGTAGAGATCAGTGCATCCCACTTTGATATGGATCATGTGTGATACAAATTAATTTGAATTCATCGGGCAAATACTGAATTTTGAAtaccaaataattaaataaaaaaaggattAATAATAAAGATAATGTATAAGTGTTGGTTGGAGCAAGTTAATGATGTGCAACACAAAATTTATATGGTATTTGTAAGAAAACTAATTTTCCTCTGTAAGTGAAGAAACCCTTTTCCCTCTTTCTAGGATCCGCCAAATACTAGGGACGTAGCTATGTATGTTCAATAATGATAAGTTGAACACCCTCCGTAAGGAAAACGcaaaatgaaatatatttttctaaaaaataacttatatcgtatcaaacacacacatattaaaattttaaaatgacaATGAAAGGAGTTCTCCTCCAAAATGTAATGACAAACAAAAATATTACAAGTTCTCTTTTTGTTCTTACCATCATATCATGTCCTCTATTCAAAAGAGTAGCATAGGATGATGCTTTGTAGCTTCTTTTAAGTCTTCCCAAATGAGAAACAACTTCAACTCTCTCATTCAAAAGATCAATTGGAGATTGCAATTTTCCAGAATTACACATTTTCCATTCTGGATGAATTTCACCCCAATGTGCTGGTCCATTCTCACTTTCTCCATCATAACTAAATTCACTTTCATCAtctataaaataataatgaaaatattataattagATCACATAATTGTTAAAAAGGTACTAAACTGAGACCAACAAAGGTTATGGTGGAGTGGTAAGTACTCCTTCATTCTTAATAAGAGGTTTCGGGTTTGAACCCTACTGAATATGAGTCGCCTTTTTTAATTAGGGAGCACTTTACCCCAATGTAGGACTTTCCGGCGTGAATTCAAATTTAGTCGACTCCCAATACGGATACCGAATATCGGGTGGAAAACGAAGAAGAAAAAACTAAATTGAGACACAAACAAAGATACTAACCAACTTCATGACATGTTGCAAGGAATAATGCACTTGtgaggagaagaaaataaaggaacaAGATTTTGTTGGTTCTTGCAAGCATTGTATCCATATTTTTCCCACTTTAGAAAAAGAACTTTGTGTTTTGTTGTTAACGAAACTTTACATATTAATGGTTGCTtttatagaagaaaaataaagtagTATTAGTGGAAAGTGAAATGTGAAACTGACCACGAAGATCTTAAAAACTGCCTTTGACTATACTTTCTGTGTGAATTAAGAAGTTTCTAGCTATTTGTGAGCTGGTTCGAAGCATCTGTTAATTTCTGTTAATTAGAACATAATACATAATACACATATTATAAAAAGACAACAAGCAGCTTCTGTTTCAAATATATTTCCTTGACTCTTCACGCTGGAAATTCtattcaatttttaatcaaattcGTTTGTTTAAAAAGGTccctttttattaatttctgGCTATTTGAGCTAgctgaacattttttttttcaattccgTATTCTGTATTTATAGTGGAGTCCTAACTAATTTGGATTTGCGGCGCGTAATGCTCATAAAAGGGGAAGcgcttcttttttcttttttttttaatttcagaaGTTGCACTCAAAGATTTTTAATTAAAGGTGGAGATATATTCTATCAATCCCAAAAATATCTTGGTGATAGCATATCAGGTTTGAAGCATAAGTTGTTTCTTTTGGTGAAAACAATAAACAAATATGAAAAGACAACGAACAGATCATTTTCAAATATACTTTCTTGACACTTCATGGTGggaattcaattcaattttttatcaaatttgttTTGTTGAGAAAAGGACCTTTAATAAAGTAAGTTCTTTTAAAGGAGGAGTTTATCAAAGCGCAATTTGCTGGCTGCTGCGTGGAGTACAAGGATTTGGAATTCACCTGCCAATATTTattagttatgtttaaggtgATTCAAAATTCCAGGTGGCTTCTATTCTCATGGGTTGCATCCTTTCATTGAAAAGGTGTATTAGGTTTATTCAACACCTTATAAATAGTAGGTTTGCTGTAGATTTTCAGCACTTAGAAAATATTTCAGAAGTAGAAAAATTCCTGCAATATAAAATTTTGCTTCGTGTCTCTTCTTTTTTACTAAAGCATTCGAGAGATTAAATGAGTTCTACCAGAACTTCTATTTGAGTGCACATTAGAAGATTCCTGAGTGGTTCATTGTATCTTGGGAGTAGAACGTCACTTTGCTATTTGCACCAGGGTAGCGACGGAAATGTACTCTGAAGACAGCGTCATCCATAGTGTGCCTTGAACCGGGTTTTCCAGTTTCAACTTTGTCTTATCTTTATTGGTGTTAGTACTATATATTAATTATCTCTTATTTGTTCTTCTTAATGTGATCATTTCTAATATCTTTCCAACAATATTGACCGCAACAAAATATTGTAACTTAcatgtaaaaaaatattgacCGTATCCCTTTGAGTTTAATTTCTATACGTTGATAGTATAAAAAAGTTTCTTATATGCTAGGAGATCAATTGCCTTGATAATTTTATAAAACGTTCTTGAAAAGTGAAATTAATAATCGGAAAACAAAGTTATATAGATTACATGGCATAACAATTTACAAAGTATTAAATATGTCATTTTCCTTAGACCTATCATATTTATGAGTTAAATCCTATGTCCTATACTAAAAGAGCgttctcttattattaattaatcaCATAACACTATGACGAAAATCAAACGTTAACATGTGATCATGTGCTACAGACTGAAaatatgccttttttttttattgccacCTTCTTTTAGACACCCTTGAGAAGCCTAGGAGACTAATTGCGTGAGGCGACACATTAATTAAATGcatttttctattatttaattcgTTGATACTTGAAATTATTCTTTGACACAATGACATATATAGGTAAGGTATATATGCTGATCGTTCTGATGACCTATCAAGTGTTTCTAGAATATTTCATTTCATCAATAATAAGCATACAAACCTGTGGAATGATTTTGCAATATGATTGTtccatttattttttcaaaatgagAGTTTTTTTCATCGTCAAATATTATAAATTCTATTTTGATcgaaaacatataaaaaaaggTATTTTAGGGAAATTCACATTTGGAGGTGCAGTTTCTGATATTTTCGGTCTATTTTCTAGAGTATAGTACAATCTTTTGAGGTGCAAATTATGCTATTTTTGATGTCTCGTACAATTTTTGCATTGCGATTTCTAGGACTGAATGAGACTTTTCTGGTTAACTTTTTTCCCCACAATTCTTCTAAAATCTAAGAGTTTGCTAAAATACTTAGAGTCATAAACTAAAAGTACTCTCTTTCGGTAAAGGACTAAAACTATCCAGAAGTctatgagcctgtttggatgggctaataagcttaaaaaaaaaataagttgggctactTGGATGGGCTAATAAGctagcccaacttatttttttcttataaacttttttcagcttataagttgctttagataagctaagtcaaaaggcccaattattattttttaggcttattttaagcacaaaatgactatcaaacactcaaaaaagctgaaaacagcttataagctgtttttagcaacttataagccaatccaaacgggctctatataAGGGATTAATTTGAACCTACCCCCAAGCACAGGAgaccatttttgttatttcgtatatattttttatcaccTAATCACGATTAATTAATATGTTTTTTCAATTTATAAGGGTAAATTCACTGAtttagtgtaaatatatatGGGTGAGAAATAGTTATTCAAGTTGTTTGCCTCAAATCAAGAAATATATTTAAGCTTAAATGTCAGCAATTAAATAGGAAATACAACAACACTAACCTAGTATAATCCACAGGTGGGTATCGGGAGGGTGGGTGTTCGCAAACCTTACCCCAACCAGCTTATGTAAGGTAAAGTCATAGAAAGGttgttttcgatagaccctcggctcaagaaaaatgttttcgtaaaaaaatttcactactaaaaaatctctattttcccactgaaaaatgttcagtggCTATTTCTCACGGAATGTTGGTGGAAAacctaaatagtagtgttttcacacaGAAATATTAAGAAGTTTCCAACGTTTCAATGAGAACTTGCTTCCCACGTGCGTTTTCCCGATGAGCTGGTTCGGTGGAAATGACGTGGGAAAATCATATTTCATAGCACAAATTTTCCACTAAATGTCCGTAGGAAAAACCTGTGTTTCTATTAGTATTTGACAAATAGAAATACCTACTATATTAATTGATCATCGttacatataaaaatatgtcatgcacttttttcctttaatcCAAATATCAGGTGCAGATAGACTATTTTTCTCATCGTATGCAGAAATTTGGACCAAATAAATGGTCGTTAATTTTCACTTGAgcacttataaaaaaaaaaaattaaaattaattttttttttttttttaaaaaaaaaaaacgtttctTACTACACGACATTAGAAGGTTGGCGAAATGGACCGAGAACagtatatgatgtgtgatgacgATTAGTGCGATTGAAGGGAGATTATGGAAAATGATaatcacaattaaatatttgtttttcttattctttggtTGTTATTTGTGGAAGGATTAGTTGAAATTCTCCCTGACTAATGGCTAACCTTTTTTTGCCAACTTTGActctctttatatatttttgtataactATTTGGAATATATCCGAAATTTATATACCAATGCAACTTATTCACATTCGTGCCGCTTAAGACATATTTTAAAGAGGGATATTTTTTATTAGAATTTTTAATTTCAAGTTCGATTCTGATTATGGAAAGAGGAATTCCATTGATTTCTTCATATTTGTAGTGGTGACTATATTTAAATCTATTAGTCCACAACGTGagagattttttaaatttctcacCCGGTGTTCGatatttactttcaaaataaataGCAAGTTGATTATGGGTTCAAATGAAATCAGTAGTTTTGATGagaccttatatatatatatatatatatatatatatatatagtaatgtGGACAAGTAATAGAAAAAGAGAGAGTATACGCTATgtaggtgtttggccatagaaaccaaataatttttttctttatttggaattttgtaaGTTGGATTTGAAGATAGAGTTGGGTTTAGtaataatttttgcaaaaaaatatttgatagtctgaatgtactgaaagtgaaaaaggtggaaaaaaaaaagagaaaaaagtgaataattctcatgacCAAACGGATCCTATATAGTTGAAAAAATTCCATCatgttaatttttatttatttattttttttaaaaaaaagtaacagCCATTTACGGGATAATTGATGAATGTCTTAATAGAGGAAGGTTTttgttgaaaaagaaaaaagaaaaaagaaaaaagaaaatcagcTTAGCACATCCATTGCCTGGTCAGAGGAGGACAAAttcaatagaatattttactaACATTTATCTATGGATACAACACTATGGAAACATACATAATCTGGCTACATCAATGATGAAACCTGCTACTAAATGGAGATTTTAGTGCAGTACTATTACATCCACAAGATAGAATTTATGAAGTGTCAGTGACATATctctatataatataaagttaggcatagataaggtgatgtgacacctcccTACGACCTCCATTTCTATTtatcctttttctcttctttttttaaattttttcctcaCTTGATTCTATTAGTTTAGTTTATTAAAAAGCCTAATAATCTTTATTAAATACTCCAAACATAATTAGTTTTGTATCAGTAAAGATGGGAGAATAAAGATAGTGTTTTATTGGTGCTATGTGGGagagtattatatatatatatatatatatatatatatatatatatatatatatatatatatatatatattaaagtgTGTTGCTGTTACGTGGGAGggtaattaaatttttattaatgTCTCAAAGGGAGGAGATA from Lycium ferocissimum isolate CSIRO_LF1 unplaced genomic scaffold, AGI_CSIRO_Lferr_CH_V1 ctg638, whole genome shotgun sequence includes these protein-coding regions:
- the LOC132045261 gene encoding lysM domain receptor-like kinase 4, with product MIFQWLLVLIWIFIGSSYGQQFYDPTSCFSSITSPGTRYTCSSSPKNSCQTFLVYRANQDYTTISDVSYLFGILDPDELLNMNNVTSSSQILEIGREVIVPIQCSCFGEFFQANVSYIALTNTKFDDVACGVFEGLVKSVTLYEQNKKIKFSDEIKGGTELLVPLKCACPDKFFGPGLKYLVTYPFITGDNTGKVSEKFSIPVEDIWGANNLSFDPPVFSNTTILVPLRGEPSINFSNIHDSEPPSPGFLPTQPVKKSSKNPKIKKLYIAGSVIGFFLVAATLVACGLYVRALKKFKAERTIHKRSFNSGSLTPRSSPPISGPTPTRSSTNSCFSPDLLAGIKYTLGEYNIDELTNATGNFSEETKISDNVYKGCVDNNAEVLIKRIRFEDTRQVIDVHSRINHVNIVKLQGVCYGEDDITGSYLVFEYPSNGTLRDCLSNSSISSLKWHKRTQIAFDIATGLHYLHFCTIPPYTHMNINSKNVFLTPNWRAKLAVFGAKASIGATREVGSIGSLGGWIAPEHLVHGSVSEKVDIFAFGVVLLELISGKEDVDGNFLRDSITFLGGGANEGGCFEQLKNFIDPCLMEDYPLAEALCLAVLAKACIEDDPLHRPSTDDLIKVLARMV
- the LOC132045262 gene encoding alpha carbonic anhydrase 7-like — translated: MDTMLARTNKILFLYFLLLTSALFLATCHEVDDESEFSYDGESENGPAHWGEIHPEWKMCNSGKLQSPIDLLNERVEVVSHLGRLKRSYKASSYATLLNRGHDMMLRWEGGAGHIAINGTKYQLNQAHWHSPSEHTINGRRFDLEVHLVHESEDGKVAVIGIMYKIGRADSFLSKIEGDLKALAHTKGVERKIGVIDPKQIKLGSRKYYRYIGSLTVPPCTQDVVWTIVRKVRTVTREQMKLIREAVHDESDTNSRPVQAANKRPIRLYRPNDPKE